The Terriglobales bacterium genome includes a region encoding these proteins:
- a CDS encoding carbohydrate-binding protein gives MKRTPLIIVSTCILLLLLLLPLASSAQSIPNWQPNTSYAIGALVMFNGVEYKCIQAHTSLVGWEPPNTPALWQPVSGSPGPTPTPTPTPTPTPPPGGGGGGGGCGPAWNASTVYAAPGTLVTRNGINYTNNWWTQGDDPATHNGPPGSGQVWTSHGACSTCSTLPSTPTGLSASGTTSSSTNLSWNAASAASNCAVSYTIFKNGSAAGTSNGTSFTVFGLAAQTTYSFTVAAVDSAGSSGQSAAVSVTTAKGGGGGTPPGFIYAAYKDVTINADFNTGAQRSAVTGSVQPVTSAMPNSTLVWAFATSSCDSESWAGISPAMEATNVQAFVGAGKRYILGTGGAAGSFSCSSGSGLIGFINRYNSANLVGVDFDIESGQSQQAIDELITSTMAAEQQFPNLQFSFTIPSLGTLAANPITGGSVGGTVVNEIKRLGLGGNYVVNLMAMDYGSANPGNCVVVNARCDMGQSAVQAAQALNQQSGIPMNHIGVTIMIGQNDTQDEVTSLADVDTLSNFAKSNGLATIRFWAFDRDTPNGSGGLSTSNGNGQPPLAYNHEFLKFFQ, from the coding sequence ATGAAGAGGACGCCCCTGATTATTGTGAGCACTTGCATTCTGTTGCTGCTGCTCCTCCTCCCGCTGGCAAGTTCAGCGCAATCAATTCCAAACTGGCAACCCAATACTTCCTACGCGATAGGTGCACTGGTGATGTTCAACGGTGTGGAATATAAGTGTATCCAGGCTCACACCTCACTCGTAGGCTGGGAGCCTCCCAATACGCCCGCCCTGTGGCAACCCGTCAGCGGCAGTCCGGGACCGACCCCGACTCCTACACCGACACCTACTCCTACCCCACCCCCCGGTGGTGGCGGCGGTGGCGGCGGATGCGGACCGGCGTGGAATGCAAGCACGGTTTATGCCGCTCCGGGAACGCTCGTGACCCGCAATGGCATCAACTACACCAACAACTGGTGGACACAAGGTGACGACCCGGCCACGCATAACGGTCCCCCGGGCAGCGGGCAGGTCTGGACTTCACATGGGGCCTGCAGTACTTGCTCGACACTGCCTTCTACCCCGACGGGCTTGTCAGCCTCAGGAACCACGAGCAGCAGCACAAACCTGAGTTGGAATGCCGCGAGCGCAGCTTCCAATTGCGCGGTGAGCTACACCATTTTCAAGAACGGAAGCGCAGCTGGGACATCGAACGGAACCAGCTTCACCGTCTTCGGCCTTGCCGCGCAAACCACTTACAGCTTCACGGTGGCAGCGGTGGATTCTGCCGGCTCATCGGGGCAAAGCGCTGCCGTCAGTGTAACCACAGCAAAAGGCGGTGGCGGAGGCACGCCTCCGGGCTTCATCTATGCCGCCTACAAAGACGTGACGATCAACGCCGACTTCAACACCGGCGCGCAGCGATCGGCGGTAACAGGCTCGGTGCAACCGGTCACCAGCGCCATGCCAAACTCGACGCTGGTCTGGGCCTTTGCCACCAGCAGTTGCGATTCAGAGAGCTGGGCCGGCATCTCGCCAGCCATGGAAGCAACCAATGTGCAGGCCTTCGTCGGCGCCGGCAAGAGATACATTCTGGGTACCGGCGGGGCAGCAGGCTCATTCAGTTGCTCCAGCGGATCAGGGTTGATCGGCTTCATCAACCGATATAACTCTGCGAACCTGGTCGGTGTCGACTTCGATATCGAGAGCGGCCAGTCGCAGCAGGCGATCGACGAGCTGATTACCTCGACCATGGCGGCCGAGCAGCAGTTCCCCAACCTGCAATTCAGCTTCACTATCCCATCGCTAGGTACTCTCGCAGCCAATCCGATCACCGGCGGAAGCGTCGGCGGAACGGTGGTCAATGAGATCAAGCGGCTGGGGCTGGGCGGGAACTACGTCGTCAACCTGATGGCGATGGACTACGGCTCGGCGAACCCAGGCAACTGCGTGGTGGTGAACGCACGCTGCGACATGGGCCAGTCAGCAGTCCAAGCCGCGCAAGCACTGAACCAGCAGAGTGGCATCCCCATGAACCACATTGGGGTCACCATCATGATTGGTCAGAACGATACCCAGGACGAGGTCACCAGTCTGGCCGATGTGGACACGTTGAGCAACTTCGCTAAGTCCAATGGCCTGGCAACCATCCGTTTCTGGGCGTTCGATCGCGACACACCCAACGGCAGCGGCGGCCTCAGTACCTCGAACGGTAACGGCCAACCACCGCTGGCCTACAACCATGAGTTCTTGAAATTCTTCCAATAA
- a CDS encoding glycosyl hydrolase family 18 protein: MKRTPLIIVSTCILLLLLLLPLASSAQTSAQAPSAGSGCGPAWNPTTVYSAPGNLVSRNGVNYKNNWWTLGDDPATHSGPAGSGQPWTSVGVCSSCSTLPSVPTGLSASGTTGSSTNLSWHASTAASNCTVTGYTVFRNGNSVGTAGGTSFTVTGLAAQTTYSFTVAAVDPAGSSGRSAAVNVTTGKGGGGGGGGGSKVFAPYDDISLAVGEQVVSMAQQAGLKAITLAFMVDGGCTAVWGGLGGTTFPNGTPVATAISQLQSNGVTVYIAFGGANGSVLSSCGNAGSAQAMYQAVVNTYHPAGLDFDIEGGVNASVLMQALAGLKRANGNLTISLTLPVLSSGLVTAGTDLLAAAHQAGFNPDVVNVMAMDMGSANDNGGNMGLSATQAASNTHNQVMAAGLSSSIGVTPMIGVNDTNTEIFRFSDVNTLLNFTASNSYITRLAFWSLARDNGSCPNQGFASPVCSGVSQNTFQFSQSFEAFH, translated from the coding sequence ATGAAGAGGACTCCCCTGATTATTGTGAGCACTTGCATTCTGTTGCTGCTGCTCCTCCTCCCGCTGGCTAGTTCAGCGCAAACTTCCGCACAGGCGCCCAGTGCCGGCAGTGGTTGCGGGCCAGCTTGGAATCCAACTACCGTGTACAGTGCTCCCGGAAACCTAGTGAGCCGTAATGGAGTTAACTACAAGAACAATTGGTGGACGCTAGGTGACGACCCTGCCACGCATAGCGGTCCCGCGGGTAGCGGCCAACCGTGGACTTCAGTCGGGGTTTGCAGCAGTTGTTCCACCCTTCCCTCGGTGCCCACGGGACTATCAGCTTCGGGGACCACAGGATCCAGTACAAACTTGAGCTGGCATGCATCTACCGCAGCTTCTAATTGCACCGTGACCGGTTACACAGTATTTCGAAATGGGAATTCTGTTGGGACCGCGGGCGGTACCAGCTTCACTGTGACTGGTCTCGCAGCGCAGACCACCTACAGCTTCACAGTCGCCGCAGTGGATCCTGCGGGCAGCTCTGGCAGGAGCGCCGCGGTCAACGTAACCACAGGCAAAGGTGGTGGAGGAGGCGGCGGTGGTGGCAGCAAGGTATTCGCGCCGTATGACGACATCAGTCTGGCTGTGGGCGAACAGGTAGTGAGCATGGCGCAGCAGGCTGGTCTGAAAGCCATCACACTTGCGTTTATGGTGGATGGTGGTTGCACCGCGGTTTGGGGCGGGCTTGGCGGAACAACCTTCCCGAATGGAACACCGGTCGCGACCGCAATCAGCCAGTTGCAGTCGAATGGGGTAACCGTCTACATCGCCTTTGGTGGAGCGAACGGCTCTGTTCTGAGCTCGTGCGGTAACGCGGGTTCAGCGCAGGCGATGTACCAGGCGGTGGTCAACACCTACCATCCGGCAGGGCTCGACTTCGATATCGAAGGCGGGGTCAACGCGTCCGTGCTCATGCAGGCATTGGCGGGGCTGAAGAGGGCGAATGGCAATCTGACCATCTCTTTAACGCTGCCGGTTCTTTCCAGTGGGCTTGTCACTGCGGGCACCGATCTGCTTGCCGCCGCGCATCAGGCTGGATTCAATCCCGATGTCGTCAATGTCATGGCCATGGATATGGGGTCGGCCAATGACAACGGTGGCAATATGGGACTCAGCGCAACCCAGGCTGCCAGCAACACCCACAACCAGGTGATGGCGGCTGGGCTGAGCTCGAGCATTGGGGTTACGCCCATGATCGGAGTCAACGATACCAACACGGAAATCTTCAGGTTTTCCGATGTCAATACGTTGTTGAACTTCACCGCATCGAACAGCTACATTACGCGGCTTGCGTTCTGGTCTTTGGCACGCGATAACGGCAGTTGCCCCAACCAGGGTTTTGCCTCACCCGTGTGCAGCGGTGTCTCGCAAAATACATTCCAATTCTCGCAGTCGTTTGAGGCGTTCCACTAG
- a CDS encoding TetR/AcrR family transcriptional regulator — MQQLGYAAVNGAASNGTQTRRTPGRPRCEQSRRAILQSTLKLLRETGFPELSIEAIAADANVGKATVYRWWPNKAALVADAFFSMTDAKLRFPDTGSVRTDMNLQMKQLVRVLRGREGRIVAALIGGGQSDPELIHAFRGRFMRPRRQEAYETLRRGMKRGELPRSLNMDLLLDALYGAIYFRFLIRYAPLSEEFINHLCRVVMDGVVISPGERA; from the coding sequence ATGCAGCAACTGGGTTATGCCGCGGTGAATGGTGCGGCGAGCAACGGAACGCAAACCAGACGTACACCTGGCCGCCCTCGCTGTGAGCAATCCCGGCGGGCCATTCTGCAAAGCACGTTGAAACTGCTGCGGGAAACAGGCTTTCCGGAACTTTCCATTGAAGCCATCGCCGCCGACGCCAACGTCGGCAAAGCGACTGTCTACCGCTGGTGGCCTAACAAGGCGGCCCTGGTAGCCGATGCATTTTTCTCGATGACTGATGCGAAGCTTCGGTTCCCGGATACAGGTTCTGTCCGCACTGACATGAACCTGCAGATGAAACAACTGGTACGCGTGCTGCGCGGAAGGGAAGGACGCATCGTTGCTGCCCTCATCGGTGGAGGACAATCCGATCCCGAACTCATTCATGCTTTCCGAGGCCGGTTCATGCGGCCCCGCCGCCAAGAAGCCTACGAAACATTGCGGCGCGGCATGAAGCGGGGAGAATTACCCCGCAGCCTCAATATGGATCTTCTGCTCGACGCGCTCTACGGAGCGATCTACTTTCGTTTTCTTATTCGCTATGCTCCACTTTCCGAGGAATTTATCAATCATCTTTGTAGAGTAGTGATGGATGGCGTGGTGATTTCGCCTGGCGAGCGAGCGTAG
- a CDS encoding efflux RND transporter permease subunit — MWIVKLALRRPYTFIVMALVIILLTPLVVIRTPTDIFPDINIPVISVVWNYGGLAPREMADRVVSVAERGITITVNDIEHIESQSLNGVGVIKIFFRPGTNVQLALSQVTAIMQTATRQLPTGTTPPLIVTYTASSTPIIQLGLSSKTLGEQDLFDLGNYFLRSQLATVQGASLPFPYGGKQRQIQVDLDLPKLQAYGLAPIDIVNAVNAQNLTLPSGTTKIGSLEYPVEMNGTPETIEQLNDLPVKTVNGSTLYMRDVAHVRDGFSPQTNIVRQDGTRGALMSVMKIGTASTLDIINSVKNVVPIAAQSLPRELQIKPLFDQSLFVRASITNVMREAATAALLTAAMILLFLGDWRPTIVITVSIPLSIAVSVILLSALGETINIMTLGGLALAVGILVDDATVEIENIERNLAMGKEMKPAILDGAQQIAVPAFVSTLCICIVFVPMFFLTGVAKFLFVPLAEAVVFAMLASYFLSRTLIPTLVMYIMRGHEHRGNVPKTALGRFQRGFERAFERFRCSYEQLLETAIEHRKLFATGFAAFCVLSLGLVFFLGQDFFPSVDAGLIRLHVRARPGLRVEETARLCDQVEQVLRQEIPAEEVQTILDNIGLPYSGLNLSYSNSGVIGTSDAEIQIALNPEHHHSTAAYVKQLREELPHKFPGVEFFFQPADIVSQILNFGLPAPIDIQLVGNDLDKNYVIAQQIANRMRHIPGAADVHVQQVMDLPTLRMDIDRTRVAQVGMNARDVAQSVLVTLSGSAQTTPNYWLNPKNGVTYSVAVQTPQYRITSLQDLLNTPVNDPAAQSPQVLSNLVTVSPTARPAVVNHYNVQPVIDVYATTQGRDLGAVAADTMKVLQPFRENLPRGTRLIVRGQVETMKSSFFGLSIGLLMAIVLVYLLIVVNFQSWLDPFIIITALPGALAGIAWMLFLTHTTLSVPSLTGAVMCMGVATANSILMVSFARDQMQLGVSPLHAAVQAGFTRVRPVLMTALAMIIGMLPMALGYGEGGEQNAPLGRAVIGGLMFATVATLFFVPSVFAIIHGRRQTLPLETKEADSN, encoded by the coding sequence ATGTGGATCGTAAAGTTAGCGCTACGGCGGCCGTATACCTTCATTGTGATGGCGCTGGTCATCATTCTCCTGACGCCACTGGTGGTTATTCGCACACCCACCGACATCTTCCCTGACATTAATATTCCCGTCATCAGCGTCGTCTGGAATTACGGCGGCCTGGCGCCCAGGGAAATGGCGGACCGCGTTGTCAGCGTGGCCGAACGCGGCATCACCATTACCGTCAATGATATCGAGCATATCGAATCGCAATCGCTCAACGGAGTCGGCGTAATCAAGATTTTTTTTCGGCCGGGCACGAACGTTCAACTGGCCCTCTCGCAAGTCACGGCGATCATGCAGACGGCCACGCGCCAGTTGCCCACGGGGACTACGCCGCCGCTGATCGTTACCTACACGGCTTCTTCGACGCCTATTATCCAGCTTGGATTGAGCAGCAAGACACTCGGAGAGCAGGATTTGTTCGACCTGGGCAATTATTTTCTGCGTTCACAACTTGCGACGGTGCAAGGCGCGTCACTGCCCTTCCCGTATGGCGGCAAACAACGCCAGATCCAGGTGGACCTTGATCTTCCCAAACTTCAAGCCTACGGACTGGCGCCCATTGACATTGTCAATGCAGTGAATGCGCAAAACCTCACTCTGCCCTCAGGCACGACGAAAATTGGCTCTTTGGAATACCCGGTCGAGATGAACGGCACTCCGGAGACAATCGAACAGTTAAATGATTTGCCGGTAAAAACAGTGAACGGCTCCACGCTGTATATGCGCGATGTGGCCCACGTCCGCGACGGTTTTTCGCCTCAGACAAATATTGTTCGCCAGGATGGCACTCGCGGCGCGCTGATGTCGGTCATGAAGATTGGCACAGCCTCGACGCTGGATATTATCAACTCTGTCAAAAACGTGGTCCCAATTGCTGCCCAGTCCCTGCCGCGAGAGCTGCAGATCAAGCCCTTGTTCGATCAATCGTTGTTTGTGCGGGCCTCCATCACCAACGTAATGCGCGAGGCTGCGACTGCCGCGTTGTTGACCGCGGCCATGATCCTGCTCTTTCTTGGGGATTGGCGTCCGACCATCGTTATTACAGTTTCCATTCCGCTCTCAATTGCCGTTTCGGTAATTTTGTTGAGTGCGCTGGGTGAGACCATCAACATCATGACGCTGGGTGGGCTGGCGCTGGCGGTGGGTATCCTGGTCGATGACGCCACGGTGGAAATTGAAAATATCGAGCGCAACCTTGCCATGGGCAAGGAGATGAAACCGGCGATTCTGGATGGCGCTCAGCAGATCGCGGTGCCGGCCTTTGTTTCCACGCTCTGTATTTGTATCGTATTCGTGCCCATGTTTTTCCTGACGGGTGTCGCAAAGTTCCTATTCGTGCCGCTGGCGGAAGCAGTGGTATTCGCGATGCTCGCCTCTTATTTCCTCTCGCGGACCCTGATTCCTACGCTGGTGATGTACATCATGCGCGGCCATGAGCACAGAGGCAACGTTCCCAAAACTGCTCTGGGCCGCTTTCAACGTGGCTTTGAGCGGGCATTCGAGAGATTTCGCTGTTCCTACGAACAACTCCTGGAAACCGCGATTGAGCACCGCAAGCTTTTCGCAACTGGTTTTGCAGCCTTCTGTGTACTTTCGCTCGGGCTGGTGTTTTTTCTGGGACAGGATTTCTTCCCCTCTGTGGATGCCGGTCTGATCCGCTTGCATGTTCGCGCTCGGCCGGGGTTGAGAGTGGAAGAGACAGCACGGCTTTGCGATCAGGTTGAGCAGGTTTTGCGGCAAGAGATACCGGCAGAAGAAGTGCAAACCATTCTGGATAACATCGGCCTGCCCTATTCCGGCCTCAATCTTTCCTACAGCAATTCGGGGGTCATCGGCACCAGCGATGCCGAGATCCAAATTGCACTTAATCCTGAGCACCATCATTCGACCGCAGCTTACGTGAAGCAACTGCGCGAAGAGTTGCCGCACAAATTTCCTGGCGTAGAGTTCTTCTTTCAGCCCGCGGACATCGTGAGCCAGATTTTGAACTTTGGTTTGCCGGCGCCGATTGATATACAGCTTGTGGGCAATGACTTAGACAAGAACTACGTGATTGCACAGCAGATTGCCAACCGCATGCGGCACATTCCGGGTGCGGCTGACGTACACGTGCAGCAGGTCATGGACCTTCCCACTCTGCGTATGGATATTGACCGCACGCGGGTGGCCCAGGTTGGCATGAATGCTCGCGACGTTGCGCAAAGCGTCCTGGTAACACTGAGCGGCAGCGCCCAGACAACCCCGAACTACTGGCTCAATCCCAAAAACGGCGTTACCTATTCGGTTGCAGTGCAGACACCACAGTATCGGATAACTTCTCTGCAAGACCTGTTGAATACGCCGGTCAACGATCCGGCAGCACAATCCCCACAGGTGCTCAGCAACCTGGTAACGGTGTCGCCGACTGCGCGCCCGGCGGTGGTGAATCACTACAACGTGCAACCTGTGATCGACGTCTACGCCACCACACAAGGCCGCGACCTCGGCGCCGTGGCTGCTGACACCATGAAAGTTCTGCAACCGTTTCGCGAGAATTTACCTCGCGGTACCCGCCTGATTGTTCGCGGGCAGGTGGAGACGATGAAATCATCTTTCTTCGGCTTGAGCATTGGTCTACTCATGGCCATTGTGCTGGTGTATCTGCTCATTGTGGTGAATTTCCAGTCCTGGCTTGATCCGTTCATCATCATTACTGCACTGCCCGGAGCGCTGGCCGGTATCGCCTGGATGCTGTTTCTCACACACACTACCTTGAGTGTCCCTTCACTTACCGGCGCGGTAATGTGCATGGGAGTGGCCACAGCAAACTCAATTCTTATGGTCTCGTTCGCACGCGATCAGATGCAGTTGGGCGTCTCGCCATTACATGCGGCTGTGCAAGCAGGCTTTACACGGGTTCGGCCCGTACTCATGACCGCCCTGGCGATGATAATCGGCATGCTTCCTATGGCGCTGGGCTATGGCGAAGGCGGTGAACAGAACGCTCCGCTCGGACGCGCCGTCATTGGCGGGTTGATGTTCGCAACCGTAGCAACACTGTTCTTCGTACCTTCGGTTTTCGCAATCATTCACGGCCGCAGGCAAACGCTGCCGCTGGAAACGAAAGAAGCTGATTCGAATTAG
- a CDS encoding efflux RND transporter periplasmic adaptor subunit, whose product MMEPEIDTVQSYETEPHRIPPAIEPCPDLPPASPRRARLIVAVVLSVLFVAGLITLLERLSERYALAKETERSSVPTVAFVHPVAEPADEELVLPGTLQAYEESPIYARTNGYLLHWYKDIGSKVNKGELLAQIDTPEVDQELLQARAARQQTQAQLQLAQISSQRWENLRKSDSVSQQEADQQTSGYQQSQANLAAADANVRRLEQLESFKNVYAPFSGVLTKRNVDIGTLINAGAGGREMFDVAKVDTLRVYVDVPQTYALAVKTGTTANVTLQELPGQKFEGKVTRTANAIDTTTRTLLTEVDVPNSETRLLPGSFGQVHFGVANYTPEARKVTIPVNAMLFRSEGPRVAVIGDDGKVQLRPILIGRDYGATLEIVNGLSATDRVIINPSDSLENGQQVNAVTPNDGVQKK is encoded by the coding sequence ATGATGGAACCGGAAATAGATACCGTGCAGTCTTACGAAACAGAACCACATCGCATTCCGCCCGCGATCGAGCCTTGTCCTGATCTGCCGCCGGCCTCTCCGCGCCGCGCCAGGCTGATTGTAGCGGTGGTTTTGTCGGTACTTTTTGTCGCGGGCTTGATCACACTGTTGGAGCGGCTTTCGGAACGGTACGCACTCGCGAAAGAGACCGAGAGGAGTTCGGTGCCAACGGTTGCGTTTGTACATCCTGTTGCCGAGCCAGCGGATGAAGAGCTTGTGCTGCCAGGCACATTGCAGGCCTATGAGGAATCGCCCATCTACGCGCGTACGAACGGATATCTGCTCCACTGGTACAAGGACATCGGCAGCAAAGTCAATAAAGGTGAGCTGCTGGCCCAGATTGATACGCCCGAAGTGGACCAGGAACTATTACAAGCACGGGCGGCGCGGCAACAGACGCAGGCGCAGCTTCAGTTGGCCCAGATATCTTCCCAGCGCTGGGAAAACTTGCGCAAGAGCGACTCGGTCTCGCAACAGGAAGCTGACCAGCAAACCAGCGGATATCAGCAAAGCCAGGCCAACCTCGCCGCCGCGGATGCCAACGTCCGCCGGCTTGAGCAGCTCGAATCGTTCAAGAATGTTTATGCTCCCTTTTCCGGCGTTCTGACCAAACGCAATGTTGATATAGGCACGCTCATCAACGCAGGCGCGGGTGGGCGTGAGATGTTTGACGTGGCCAAGGTTGATACTTTGCGCGTGTATGTGGATGTGCCGCAAACGTACGCACTGGCGGTCAAGACCGGAACCACGGCAAATGTCACGCTGCAGGAATTGCCCGGACAAAAATTTGAAGGAAAAGTAACGCGCACAGCCAATGCAATTGATACGACTACGCGCACTCTGCTCACAGAGGTGGACGTTCCCAATTCAGAGACGCGTCTGCTGCCGGGTTCATTCGGACAAGTCCATTTTGGAGTCGCCAACTACACGCCAGAGGCGAGAAAAGTCACCATCCCAGTCAACGCTATGCTCTTCCGTTCAGAGGGCCCGCGGGTCGCAGTGATAGGCGACGATGGCAAAGTTCAACTGCGCCCGATTTTGATTGGACGCGATTACGGCGCCACGCTGGAGATTGTTAATGGCTTGAGCGCGACGGACCGGGTCATTATTAATCCTTCCGATTCCCTCGAAAACGGGCAGCAGGTAAACGCGGTTACTCCCAACGATGGAGTACAAAAGAAATGA
- a CDS encoding efflux transporter outer membrane subunit, whose product MRRRSVVIITAFISASFIGTSLTAYAVGPKYKRPAAQVPTAWKTGPPWQTAAPKDSIPKGAWWEIFKDNQLNDYEQQLLKANQSLEAARQRLDQARSLARIASAGYFPQLNADPSGARQRLSGNRPALSTVVPTVPVTQNNFQLPFSLSYELDLFGRVRHNLEAANASLQATAADLENIQLVLTAELAADYFTIHELDSEIQVVQEAIKYQQKGLELVQNRHTGGIASGLEVAQQAAVLDSTASQLHLLQQQRDQYEHAIAVLVGTPASGFSVPSAPLNAAAPPIPLGVPSDVLERRPDVATAERGMARENALVGIATAAFYPNITLSGAGGLQSRALVSLVSAPSAFWAVGGDLLQPVLNGGRNRANLAAAKSSYNASVADYRQSVLTAFQQVEDGLSGLNALSQASASQNAAVEDSRHALEIANNRYVGGLTSYLDVITAQTTLLSNQRLATQLLGQQMVTSVYLVKALGGGWDASQIQNQQVHPSAIQALQQ is encoded by the coding sequence ATGAGGCGCCGGTCGGTAGTAATCATAACGGCATTCATCAGCGCATCATTCATCGGCACATCTCTGACCGCATATGCTGTCGGGCCGAAATATAAGCGACCGGCTGCACAGGTACCTACTGCCTGGAAGACTGGGCCGCCCTGGCAAACGGCCGCTCCGAAAGACTCCATTCCAAAGGGGGCATGGTGGGAGATCTTCAAAGACAATCAACTGAATGATTATGAACAGCAGCTCTTGAAAGCAAACCAATCGCTGGAAGCTGCCCGGCAACGGCTCGACCAGGCACGCTCGCTGGCAAGGATTGCATCAGCCGGATACTTCCCACAGCTCAATGCCGACCCAAGCGGCGCCCGGCAGCGCCTCTCTGGCAACCGCCCTGCTTTGAGTACGGTTGTGCCGACCGTACCGGTTACACAGAACAATTTTCAGCTTCCTTTTTCTCTGAGCTACGAGTTGGATCTCTTTGGCCGCGTACGGCACAATCTTGAAGCCGCGAATGCTTCCCTGCAGGCGACGGCGGCGGACCTCGAAAATATTCAGCTTGTGCTTACGGCAGAACTCGCAGCCGACTACTTCACGATCCACGAACTTGATTCCGAAATCCAAGTCGTACAAGAGGCAATCAAGTATCAACAAAAAGGCCTGGAGCTTGTGCAGAACCGCCACACCGGCGGCATCGCCTCCGGACTTGAAGTCGCCCAGCAAGCGGCTGTGCTCGACTCTACCGCCTCGCAGTTGCATCTGCTGCAACAGCAACGTGATCAGTATGAGCACGCGATTGCTGTCCTGGTTGGGACTCCAGCCTCTGGTTTCAGTGTGCCCAGCGCCCCGCTCAATGCGGCAGCTCCACCTATCCCGCTGGGAGTTCCATCCGACGTGTTAGAGCGCCGGCCTGATGTTGCCACCGCCGAACGCGGTATGGCTCGCGAGAACGCGCTGGTAGGAATAGCGACTGCAGCTTTTTATCCCAACATTACGCTCTCGGGAGCTGGTGGGCTGCAAAGCCGCGCTCTGGTCTCGCTGGTTTCCGCGCCCAGTGCATTCTGGGCAGTTGGCGGAGATCTTTTACAACCCGTTTTGAATGGTGGGCGCAATCGCGCAAATCTTGCCGCCGCAAAATCGTCTTACAACGCATCAGTGGCTGACTATCGTCAGTCTGTGCTGACCGCCTTTCAGCAGGTGGAAGATGGCTTATCGGGGTTGAATGCTCTGTCGCAAGCCTCCGCGTCTCAGAATGCCGCAGTGGAAGATTCGCGCCACGCTCTGGAAATTGCCAACAATCGTTATGTTGGCGGGTTGACCTCATATCTCGATGTCATCACCGCGCAAACTACTTTGCTCTCGAACCAGCGGCTGGCGACCCAGTTACTGGGCCAGCAGATGGTCACTTCCGTCTATCTGGTCAAAGCGCTCGGCGGCGGATGGGATGCATCTCAGATCCAAAACCAGCAAGTGCATCCTTCGGCAATACAGGCCCTGCAGCAATAG